The window AAATCTCTTGCTTTCGTATATGTTTTTACCGATGGTTTTAAAAATCaagtaaaattttgaaaactaaaaacagtagtttttgtttttggaatttaGTTAGTACTGAAACTCTTCTATATAGGATGTGGTAATAAAATGAAAGGAACgaacttaatttttaaactttgatccaaactaaaaaaaaaaatatactttttttaataaaattttgaaaatattcataaaatgtaaacaacGTAACAAAGAGAAttaatatatgaaaatattgtaATAGATAAAAAAGGAATTAACAATCAAAGTCTAATAGCCAAAAACGCCAAGGTGTTTGAGATTTGGTTGATACGTTCAACACAACAAAGTTGGGAAGAAATTATTTGAAGAGACCGACAAATATCAATCACGGTTGAATGTAAGAGCAAACCACCTAAACTTCGTATTTAGTGGTTTTTAGGACTTACAAATTATTGAATCTACCTCCAACGATTATTATGATGCGTCACACGTTACTACGATCTCCTTAAATTTAATCAAAATAAAGCATAATTCCAACTTATTTTTTCCTCAAAATCTCTACACTATCATATGTCCCATCCTCATTATTTATCATGCCAATCATGGTAACACATTACTATGACGAGAGTCTACAAAAATTCTATTTTTACAACGAAGTCTTTGTTTTAGCCaccaattttgaaattttaattttaaacaatattCCAAGTTGTAAagaaaattaccaaaataaaaaaggaagtTTTGCCTAAAAGAATACAAGAGATCATAATATCAATATATTTGCCTACTAAATATAACTTAAGGGTGAGCAAAATATTTGCTCTCAAGATCTTTCACTAGATGCCTAATGTATTTCATATTTAGTTTATATAACACTATAAAATCATATTTTTTGTTAATCCATCTAAGATTACTATGTTAATATAATTCAATCAACAACTTAGCTAtcttaaaaatgaaatctttctTCTAAATTTCATAAAAGTAGGATAGATATTGAACTAAACGAGAAACCAAAAATGATCCAAtgcttctctttcttcttccttttgcccaacaacaataatatttgaactttcttcttccttctctctGTGGTGATACAAACGCAACCCCAAATTGCAAAATCTCTATTTTATATGAAACCCACTTGTGGTGTTGCTGTTGACTTCATTTACGTTCAATCTTGGCGTGAGGAGCAATTGCTCCGTGCAGAGGAATCAGATTCCCTTTACATTCTTATATACAGCCCATTCAAAAGATGGGTGCGTCGTATAATCCGGCTACCATCTTCATCCGCTTGGAGCTCGATTTTGGACCACCCATTGTTTTGATTTTGAGGTATCAAACCCGTTCTGTCTCTTCCTCGCTCTGTTTTTCTTCTGTAATTTGAGTTTTCTGCAGTTATGAATGAAGTTCTTATATTGCAACAGTAATGTGAATTGGACCATAAAGAACAAGAATCTGATGCTAATTTTAGAACtgggtttaatttcttttagtGTTTCTGAATGGTATTTGCTTTGTTAGGCGTTGTTTTTATGGTAGGCAAAGAACAGCCCCATGGGAGAAGGAGATTGCGACTTTGGAGAGAATAAACTGGTGGAGGAAGGATCAGAAGTTGCTGGTGATGAAGCGGTAGTCGATGAAAACTAAGTGTTTGATGATATGCCTGTTGGAGTTCGACAATTTTATTTTGTCAAAGTTAAGGCACTTGAAAACTCAAACACAGATGCTATAATCAAGCCTGAAGAAACGATTTCAAAGATGAACCAAGACCAAAGTTTAATAGCCCAGAAGATAAGGGACAGAAAGGTGTGTGGAGAAGAATTATAATCTTTAGTTGTTTCTAATTCACGTAGTGAAAATGTCATAACATTTTAATGGACTCTCCCGGTATGGCGCTGGATCATGAATCATGTGAGCCTTTTGATGTACAACAATGGCGGATTAAATTCTTCATTCATTAGACAAATTGCTTTTCCTAGAATAAGTGATATTGGTATGTAACACACTGAATATAGTAATTTTTGTTTGTAGATGGACCGTGATCGAGTGATTGCCAAGTTGAATGACCAACAGTACTATGAATTTCGGGATGATTTCACCCTACATTGCAACACAGACAGAATGAATATGCTCCATTTTTCATTAGAGAAAATGACTTATGTAAATAAGGCACGTAAAGGGAAACCAAATATTTCGTGCTTGTCAGGAGGGAAAGTCGATAAGCAAGTATGATCAACTCTTAAACTTTTGTTTTCTGTAATTTCATTTCAACTCTTTAAACTTCCTCGATCTTTTTCCCCTTATGCAATCCATTATCTACGTGTGACCAGGAATTATCTTTCTTGATGCGACATGGGTGTAAAAACATGGCTGATGAGAGAAAGGTATTAAGGGAGGTTAAAGCAAGACAAGAGAACGATGGTGGCTCGACAGTAgatgaagtagattcttctgtAATATTCTACATTATGCATTATAGAATATGATCTTTATGAACTAGTCTAGATGATTATCATCTCACCTAATTTTCTGTGTTTTCCAAACAGCTTGAATCATTGTTTGGGACCTTTGGGTGTCCGTGGTATAAACCAATGGGTTttcaaatcattcatgcaattAAGAAGTTCCAAGGTATTGATGATGATCCAGTTGAGGGAGAGTTGTGGTCCTCCTCGCGTATAAAAAATGTCATTCAAGAAGACGTAAGAGCAAAATGAAAACCCTGgacattgatttttttaaactgtatagtttaaaattaaaatttgtcattTGTTCTTTGTACATCAAAAGTTGCAAGAACTCTACGACTCTTCAGATTATATAAGGAGAAGACAGGCAAGATTTCGGTCCAAAGCTAAGAAGACAGCGAAAGAACTAGAGAAGGTAGAAAAGGATATAAGCGCTCTACAGAAACGCTTAATATATACCAATCGCAGAAAGGCTGAGGCATACGATACCATTCTTAAATTGAAGAAACAATATGGAGAAGaggtatatttatatatttatatgcaTATTCTTATTGTTTAGTTTACTTCAAATTTCCACTCAAATCATGCATGCCAACATCAATTTTATAAATCTTGCTTTATACCTCGTCATTTACAAAAGTGCAAGGAAGTGAAAATTTTACGATCTTGCTTGAACAGGATCTGTTCTATAGGTTGTGTGTTTAATGGCTTATTCGTTAACGGTGGATCTGTTGCACTAATACTTTGTTTGTGCTATTTTTTGGGTTAAGAATGCTTCCCACTACCAATATCGTTCCCTGATGAAGAAAGTTGAAGTACTAGCTAAAAAGAAAGACGTTGCAGCACTTGAAGAATTATCTCAAGGCCAGGTCAAATCTAGTAGTCCCTTTTTCTGGGTGGGGGGAAGTTGTATATATTAGAATTTTAGGACCTTATGAAaacttgttttgtttttctcctTCAGGTTGACAAGTTTATGCAACAGTGGAACAATTGCCTGGAGTTCAGAAACGATTATAGACAGAGAGTCGTCCCGTCTCTATATAGTCGAGACCTTTGCCTTGATGGGAGGATGATTACTAACCAAAAGTCATCATTAGTTGAGGATACTCGAAAAGTTATCATACCGGAAGCGCTCTCAAAAACTAGATTGAAATGGTTGATGAAAGATGCTGAAGATCCCTTTGAACTTCTTTTCTAACATAGCTAAAATGCCATATAATAAATGTTTGTTCTCCTtgtatattctttgaacttgtCTTGGAACCTAACGCGATAATCATAGATTCTAAGTTCGAATGTAAGAGTTATTTACCCTTTTAACTAAACTCTTGGTTAGAATCAATCATTAAGTAAATCTTAGTTGTGAGTTATTTACCGTCTAGCTTCGCAAAAATCTACCTTGTAaacaaatttcattcaaatagtttATCATCTTCGTAGATTCATGAAACTCTGTTTCAAATCCTAATTTAGCcttattcattaaaaaaataaagtaaaattttcaaatataacaaaataaattatatacaGGCATTCACAGACTTCTACCTGTTTCTATCGATGTTAGACTTTTTTTATCGATTTTGTAAATATGTTTggttaaaattttcaatttattttgtattcatgaccatttttcaaaagaatatttaataaattataatcaattagatattatattaaatttcttCATGTTGACCATTCCCATATTGAAGGACAGTTGACTCGTCAAATATAAAGAAATTTCACATACCGACTTTGCGTGGGGAGCAAAGAACAGATTACTTCATATAAACTAATCAAAGAATGTTTCCTTACATTCGATTA is drawn from Cucumis melo cultivar AY chromosome 11, USDA_Cmelo_AY_1.0, whole genome shotgun sequence and contains these coding sequences:
- the LOC103498858 gene encoding proton pump-interactor BIP103-like isoform X2, encoding MPVGVRQFYFVKVKALENSNTDAIIKPEETISKMNQDQSLIAQKIRDRKMDRDRVIAKLNDQQYYEFRDDFTLHCNTDRMNMLHFSLEKMTYVNKARKGKPNISCLSGGKVDKQELSFLMRHGCKNMADERKVLREVKARQENDGGSTVDELESLFGTFGCPWYKPMGFQIIHAIKKFQGIDDDPVEGELWSSSRIKNVIQEDLQELYDSSDYIRRRQARFRSKAKKTAKELEKVEKDISALQKRLIYTNRRKAEAYDTILKLKKQYGEENASHYQYRSLMKKVEVLAKKKDVAALEELSQGQVDKFMQQWNNCLEFRNDYRQRVVPSLYSRDLCLDGRMITNQKSSLVEDTRKVIIPEALSKTRLKWLMKDAEDPFELLF
- the LOC103498858 gene encoding proton pump-interactor BIP103-like isoform X1 translates to MPVGVRQFYFVKVKALENSNTDAIIKPEETISKMNQDQSLIAQKIRDRKMDRDRVIAKLNDQQYYEFRDDFTLHCNTDRMNMLHFSLEKMTYVNKARKGKPNISCLSGGKVDKQELSFLMRHGCKNMADERKVLREVKARQENDGGSTVDEVDSSLESLFGTFGCPWYKPMGFQIIHAIKKFQGIDDDPVEGELWSSSRIKNVIQEDLQELYDSSDYIRRRQARFRSKAKKTAKELEKVEKDISALQKRLIYTNRRKAEAYDTILKLKKQYGEENASHYQYRSLMKKVEVLAKKKDVAALEELSQGQVDKFMQQWNNCLEFRNDYRQRVVPSLYSRDLCLDGRMITNQKSSLVEDTRKVIIPEALSKTRLKWLMKDAEDPFELLF